Proteins encoded in a region of the Natator depressus isolate rNatDep1 chromosome 23, rNatDep2.hap1, whole genome shotgun sequence genome:
- the IZUMO2 gene encoding izumo sperm-egg fusion protein 2, with product MVLPALLMLGAWLAVGAGGCLQCDRQIRSTLESLRTSLVPRQIRDSRLQARAQALLRGMEGGFFRHYATSQFAGMAALSSINALIHRVRLTAAGLERSALTACNPKTCGWLYYDVFDCTHCRKAKAVCLKQHHCLVDSQARLSLRYRPPAPGLAIARTGVSVVLCMGALLFLALSIAAVTYWRNQQSLRQ from the exons ATGGTGCTCCCGGCTCTCCTCATGCTGGGGGCCTGGCTGGCGGTGGGTGCCGGGGGCTGCCTGCAGTGCGACCGGCAGATCCGCAGCACCCTGGAATCGCTCCGCACCAGCCTGGTGCCCCGGCAGATCCGCGACAGCCGCCTGCAGGCGagggcccaggccctgctgcGCGGCATGGAGGGCGGGTTCTTCCGCCACTACGCCACCAGCCAGTTTGCGGGCATGGCGG CTCTGAGCAGCATCAACGCCCTGATCCACCGCGTGAGGCTGACGGCAGCTGGCCTGGAACGAAGCGCCCTAACAG cttGTAACCCCAAAACTTGTG gCTGGCTCTACTATGACGTCTTCGACTGCACCCATTGCAGGAAGGCCAAAGCCGTCTGTTTGAAGCAGCACCACTGCCTTG tGGACTCCCAGGCCCGGCTCTCCCTGCGGTATCGGCCCCCAGCCCCCGGCCTAGCCATCGCCCGGACCGGTGTCTCCGTGGTGCTGTGCATGGGTGCCCTGCTCTTCCTGGCGCTGAGCATCGC GGCTGTCACCTACTGGAGGAACCAGCAGTCCCTGAGGCAGTAG